A window of the Dioscorea cayenensis subsp. rotundata cultivar TDr96_F1 chromosome 14, TDr96_F1_v2_PseudoChromosome.rev07_lg8_w22 25.fasta, whole genome shotgun sequence genome harbors these coding sequences:
- the LOC120276333 gene encoding probable aspartyl protease At4g16563 has protein sequence MAPLLLFSLLILFPFCSSSDETPKITLQLNHVKLTSHRDPFHYLATLVNASLLRARHIRNHQTTPKLSEAPLYPHAYGGYSFSLGFGTPPQPIPVLLDTGSDVTWIPCTSSYSCRKCSSPSNPIPKIPTFFPKRSSSVRLLGCKNPKCSWFHSQDTLDSCRDCPSNSSTQCPKLCPPYIIIYGSGSTAGILLSETLDLGDRTVENFTVGCSVYSIAQPAGGIAGFGRGVVSLPAQVGAKRFSYCLVSRRFDDVDGKAGSVVIGGEQEDSAAGLSFTPMRKNPNIKPGSAASVYYYVDLKKITVGGKKVKIKKKTLVPKEDGSGGTIVDSGTTFTYLDAALMEAVAAAFEKAVAGRYNRSEIVETATGLRPCFEISSSPGTVLELPELGFDFKGGAELRLPVENCFVIANDPAVGSAACLAVIGGEKDGESAVEPAVILGSFQQQNYEVVYDLERERIGFQRKPCLNS, from the coding sequence ATGGCTccacttcttctcttctctctcctCATCCTCTTCCCGTTCTGTTCCTCCTCCGACGAAACTCCCAAAATAACCCTCCAGCTAAACCACGTCAAGCTCACTTCCCACCGAGACCCGTTCCACTACCTCGCGACCCTCGTTAACGCCTCTCTGCTCCGCGCCCGGCACATTCGAAATCACCAAACTACTCCTAAACTATCCGAAGCCCCTCTCTATCCTCACGCCTACGGCGGCTACTCCTTCTCCCTAGGTTTCGGTACCCCTCCCCAACCTATCCCCGTCTTACTCGACACCGGCAGTGACGTCACCTGGATCCCTTGTACCAGTTCCTATTCCTGCCGTAAATGCTCCTCCCCTTCAAACCCTATTCCCAAAATACCCACCTTCTTCCCAAAACGCTCCTCCTCCGTCCGCCTCCTCGGCTGCAAAAATCCAAAATGCTCCTGGTTTCATTCCCAAGATACCCTCGACTCATGCCGAGATTGCCCCTCGAATTCATCCACTCAATGCCCTAAACTCTGCCCACCTTATATAATAATCTACGGATCCGGATCAACGGCTGGGATCCTCCTATCCGAAACCCTAGATCTCGGCGATCGGACGGTGGAGAACTTCACCGTTGGATGCTCCGTCTACTCCATTGCGCAGCCGGCCGGCGGCATCGCCGGCTTCGGCCGTGGCGTCGTCTCCCTCCCGGCGCAGGTCGGCGCCAAGCGCTTTTCATACTGCCTCGTTTCCCGCCGATTCGACGACGTCGACGGCAAAGCCGGATCCGTCGTCATCGGCGGTGAACAAGAAGATTCCGCCGCCGGCCTTAGTTTCACTCCGATGagaaaaaaccctaatatcaaGCCGGGATCGGCGGCGTCCGTGTACTACTACGTGGATCTGAAGAAGATCACGGTCGGAGGGAAGAAggtaaagataaaaaagaaaaccctGGTTCCGAAAGAGGACGGAAGTGGGGGAACGATCGTGGATTCAGGGACGACGTTTACGTACCTGGATGCGGCGCTGATGGAGGCGGTGGCGGCGGCGTTCGAGAAGGCGGTGGCGGGAAGGTACAATAGATCGGAGATTGTGGAGACGGCGACGGGTCTGAGACCGTGCTTCGAGATCAGTTCATCACCGGGGACGGTGCTGGAGTTGCCGGAGCTAGGGTTTGATTTCAAGGGTGGAGCGGAGCTGCGGCTTCCCGTTGAAAACTGCTTCGTGATAGCCAATGATCCGGCGGTAGGATCGGCGGCGTGCTTGGCGGTGATCGGAGGTGAGAAGGACGGCGAGAGCGCGGTGGAGCCGGCGGTGATCTTGGGGAGCTTTCAACAGCAAAACTATGAAGTGGTTTATGATCTGGAGCGGGAGCGGATCGGGTTTCAACGCAAACCTTGTTTGAATTCTTAG